The Flavobacterium johnsoniae genomic sequence CAGCTGGATTTGATAAAGATGATGTAATGTATTCGATTACTTCTTACGGAGATTTTCCAATTGTTTTGCCAACAAGTGAGCGTGATCAAACTAAAGGCGCTTCATCAGGATGGATGCTACTTTCTTATAAAAAGCCTGTAACTGTTTCTTCTTCTGAAGAATGTATGGAAGTTGAAACACACAGAATGGATAACGGCGGAAAAAAAGTATATGAAAAATTCTGCTACGGACCTGAAAATTTAACAGATGAAAACATCCAAACTTACTGGTCTGCAAAAACAAGCAATCCAGGCGAATGGCTCCAAATGGATTTAGGAAGACCAATGGAAATAAACGCTTTGCAAATTAATTACGCAGATCATAAAGCAACACAGTATAATAAAGCAATGGACATTTATTACCAATACAATATATTCATGTCTGATGATGCTGTAAATTGGACTTTGGTTGTAGATAAATCTAAAAATGATAAAGATGCGCCTCACGATTATTTAGAGCTTACAAAGCCTTTTAAAGCGCGTTATATCAAAATGGAAAACATTCATAACGCTTCAGGTTTATTTGCGATTTCAGATTTTAGAGTTTTTGGAAACGGATTAGCGGCAAAACCAAAAGCAGTTGCTTCTTTTAAAGTTGATAGAAATAAAGCCGATTCTAGAAACGCAATGATTTCTTGGAAAAAACAATCTGATGCAATTGGTTATAATATTTATTACGGAATTACGCCAGATAAATTATACAACAGCATTATGGTTTACGGCGATAATAGTTATGATTTTAGAGGTTTAGATAAAGGAACAAAATATTATTTCACCATTGAGCCTTTTAATGAAAATGGTATTGGATCAAAAAATAAGATTATCGAAGTAAAATAATTTTTATTTGATGAATCTGTAAAAGCTCCTGTTGCAAATTGAAGAATTTGTAATAGGAGTTTTTTTTGAGAAAAGGTTTAAGAAAAAGCTTTCGAACTGTCTGAAATTTTGTTCCTTTGTGAATATGCTGAATAGCAGATTAAACTCCAAAATTACTACACAAACTATGAAAAAAACGATTCTTTTAACTGCTTTAGTTTTAAACGGATTGACATCTTTTGCTCAGACAAACGATGAAAAAAACATCAAATTATTTTATAAAAAGGCATTAACCGAGGCAAAATGTTATACTTGGTTAGAATATTTATCTAACGATATTGGTGCTCGTTTATCTGGATCTAAAGGAGCAGAATTAGCAGTTGATTACACTAAAAGACAATTAGAAAGTTTAGGACTTGATAAAGTGTATCTGCAAGAAGTTATGGTGCCTCATTGGGTTCGCGGAGAAAAAGAAACAGCTTATATTTTAAATGGAAAAGAGAAAACTGTCGTTCCAATTTGTGCTTTAGGAGGTTCCGTAGCAACTCCAAAAACGGGTATTACAGCAGAAATTATCGAAGTGCAAGGAATTAAAGAATTGACAGAATTAGGAGCCGATAAGGTAAAAGGAAAAATTGTGTTTTATAACCGACCAATGAATCCTGAAAACATAGAAACTTTTACCTCTTACGGAGCATGTGTAGATCAAAGATATGCTGGAGCAAAAGAAGCTGCAAAATTAGGAGCAGTGGGAACAATTGTTCGTTCTATGAATTTACGTTTAGACGATTTTCCTCATACAGGCGCTCAGAGTTATGGCGATCTTCCGAAAGAACAATATATTCCGACTGCTGCAATTAGTACAAATGGAGCAGAATTATTGAGTAAATCATTAAAAGTAAATCCTGCTTTGAAATTCTATTTCAAACAATCTTGCGAAACTTTGCCAGATGCTTTGTCTTATAACGTAATTGGAGAATTGACAGGAACTGTAACACCAGAAAATATTATGGTTGTTGGAGGGCACTTAGATTCTTGGGATTTAGCAGATGGTTCTCATGACGATGGAGCAGGAGTGGTGCAAAGTATGGAAGTTATTCGTATTTTGAAAAACTTAAACTACAAGCCTAAAAATACCATTCGTGTTGTTTTGTTTATGAACGAAGAAAACGGCGGAAAAGGTGGCGCTAAATATGAAGAAGTTTCTAAGCAAAAGAAAGAAAACCACATTTTTGCATTAGAAAGTGATTCAGGCGGATTCTCACCACGCGGATTCTCAATTGAAGCAGATGATGTTAACTTGAAAAAGATCCAAGCTTACAAAGATCTTTTTGAGCCTTATTTAGTACACAGTTTTACAATTGGACATGCAGGTTCTGATATTAGTCATTTAACTTCTCAAGCCATTGTAAAAGCAGGTCTAAAACCCGACTCTCAACGTTATTTTGATTATCACCACGCAGCAAACGATAAATTTGATGCAATCAATAAAAGAGAATTAGAACTTGGTGCGGCAACAATGACTACATTAATGTATTTGTTAGATCAAAACGGAATCGAGATTAAAAAAGCAAATTAAGATTTCTAAAATCAACATACAAAAGCTGTCATTTTTGACAGCTTTTTTTCATAGAAATAATCCCAAATAAACAGAAAATAATTATGTCGCTCCGCTGGAGTTTTTCTGCTTTGTATAATTGTTTTCTATAAATATTATGCTTCTCTGAAGCAAAAACTTTTATGGACGGATTGTTTGTGATTGTTTTTTATTGTCAAGTAAGAATCCCAGAGGGATGAAATACTTATAGAATGTAATAATCGTTTTTTAATCAATTCTAAGAGATTTTATAATTTGTGTTTAAAGCTTCATCACAATCAAATAATAAAAAAACGTGATTGGAATATTTGAAACCAGAATAATGATTTTTACAGCAATATCTTTTCGCTGAAGCGGTAAATGAAGAAACCTTTCAGCCAAATGAACAAACATTATCAAGTTTACAATTATTGAAAACAAAGCAAACGGCCACGCAATAACAAAAACAATAGAATTTTCTTTAGAAATAATATAAAGCAGAAATAAGAGTGTACTTATTATAAAAGTGCCAATTGCTAATTCTATAGATTGTTTTTCTTCAAAAGGTTTATGAATCGTTTTCATGATTTTAAATTTTAAAAGTTTGCTGGATAGTTTGAATCGGAATTAATAACATTTTCGAAAAGTCCAAATAATGAAACTGAAAGGCATTTTTTCCGCGTTTATATTGTAGAATGAAATAGTTTATCCGCTTCGGATAAAAAATAGTTCCTGTTAAAATTACCATATACAAATACAAACTTCTTTTTCCGTTTCCGAATAAATAATACTGCATTCCGATTTCTTCGTAAACTGAAACGCCTGTATTTGTTAAAACATGAATAATGTCGTGATCTTCCAGTTTTTCCTGAATATCAAAATGATTTTTGAAGAGAAAATTACCCAAACCAAATCCTAAACTTTCTTCAGGATAATTCATTAATTTAAATTTATCAATATTCCAAGGTTCATTTTTCTTGAAATATTTTTGATAGGGTTTCTTAGAACATTCGTACAGTTTTTCAATTAAAAAATCTCTCATAAATATATTTTAAAAGTTCTTTGAATTTCAAAGTTAAATGACAAATAAAAAAGCTAGAAATAGTTCACTAGCTTAATTTATAATTTAATAAGTATCGATTACAGTTTTCAATAAATTAGAATCGGCAAGATCGGAAGGAGCAACTACTTTTTCTTCTAGCGGAATATCATTTCCATAACGCTCTTTTAGTATTTTCTGAACTCGGGAATCATTTAAATTAAAATCTTTCAATTCTCGCAATTTTGACAATTCAATTCCAGCAGCATTTTTGTAAATTTTCCAAATCAATTCAGAGCAATAGATTCTATTATCTGTCCATTCAAAATAAGCATCGTATTCTTTGCCATCAAATTGCTGACTGTATTGTTTCATTTTTTCTATAATCTGTGAGTTTAAAGCGCTTTCATCTTTTAATCTTTTAACCACATATTTATTATCTCTTCCATGTTTGATCCAATCTTCAATTGGAGTCAGTTTTACGGGCTGAACAGCTTCAAAAACAAACCATTTTCCGTTAATATCATAAATAATTCCGCAATGCGAAAACTTTGAATTTGTTGCAATACGCACCGCTTCGCATTGTTTTGATTCTGAAGTTTGAAAAATCAGATCGCCGTCTTTAAATTTACCTGCAACTGTTTTTTCTGATTTATTTCCAGTAAACGGATTATTAGGAAAAACTTTGATAGCGACAAATAACGCACATGCAAAACTTAAGATAAAAGTAACCAGAGGAAATAAAAACTTTTTCTTTTTCATAAAGTATAATTTAAAGTACTTTGAGGCACAAAGTAAATAATAAAAAAAATAGCTGCCAAATAAAATGACAGCTATTTTTTAAAATATATTTTTAGCAAATATTAGATTCTAAAGATGCCTCCAACAGCAATAATTCGCTGAAAGTAAGTAAAATGCTGAGAAGCTTTATCTTCATTGCTTGTTGTGGTTTTAATATCTGGCATATTTATATAACCACCTTTTAACTCGCCTTGAACATAAAAATGTTTAAAAAAGGTAATGTTTAAACCAGCTTTCGCAGAAACACCATAACCAGAAACGTGAAAATCATCATGACGTTCTTTTCCTAAAAGAGTAGTGTTTGTTTTTGGATATAAAATACCAGCTCCTAATCCTTCAGTTAAGTTAATCTGAACTTTATCAATATTAGGCAATCCGAACCATTTTGAAATATCATCAAATCTGGCAACTTCAGTATTAATGTAGTTCAAACCATCAGTATGCTCATACATTAAAAATGCAGGACCATTTGCAGGAATTTCACCATTATCATATCCACCTTCTTTAGCTCCGCCTTGCGACATGTCTACAGGTCTGTTATTGTACTCGCCATTATAAATAGATCCAGGATCATTTGCTGGCAAATTAATAGTTCCGTTAACATTTGCAATTTGATTTTGTGACATTACATATTTCATGTGGTCAACACCAATTGTAACACTATAATGATCGCTAAAAAAATAACCTAATCTCAAATTAGTTTGAGGAATAGTCATGTTAGCAGGATTAATGTAATCAACATGCCAGCCTTTTGGTTTATCATGAGCTGCCATATTTTCAACTGTAAAGTTGTAATCCTTTCCTCTGAAATTCACATCAGATTTAGAATAACTTTCTCTGTTTCCGCCCCACATTACAAAGAATTTTCCTTTATTGTGCGCAGCGTATTTTTGTACTGGAATTTCCTCCTGAGCAAATGTGTTTAAAGAAACACAAGTCAGTAAGAAAAATAAAATTTTTGTTTTCAAAGAACTTAAGTATTATAAATTAAAATGCGTTAACCGTTTTTCTGATAGCAACTAACTTGTTCATTAAACCTTCAAAATAGTCTAAATGAAGCATATTTGCACCATCACTTTTTGCATTAGCTGGATCAAAATGTGTTTCGATAAAAATACCGTCAACACCAACTGCAATACCAGCTTTTGCTACTGTTTCGATCATATCTGGTCTTCCGCCCGTAACTCCAGCAGTTTGATTTGGCTGTTGTAAAGAATGCGTAACATCCAAAACTGTAGACGCATATTGTTGCATAGTCGGAATTCCTCTAAAATCAACAATCATGTCTTGGTAACCAAACATAGTACCGCGATCTGTAACCATAACATTCTCGTTATTACAGTCTAATACTTTTTGTACAGCATGTTTCATGCTTTCTGGACTCATAAATTGCCCTTTCTTCAAGTTTACCACTTTTCCAGTGTTTGCCGCAGCAACAACAAGATCTGTCTGACGAACTAAGAAAGCAGGAATTTGTAAAACATCTACATATTGAGCTGCCATGTCGGCATCTTCGTTAGTGTGAATATCTGTAACAGTCGGAACGTGAAATGTTTCTGAAACTTTTCTTAAGATTTTTAATGCTTTTTCGTCACCAATCCCAGAAAAGCTATCAATTCTAGAACGGTTTGCTTTTTTGAAAGATCCTTTAAATACATAAGGAATCTGAAGATTGTCGGTAATACCAACTAATTTTTCAGCAATTCTCAACGCCATTTCTTCTCCTTCGATAGCACAAGGCCCCGCCAATAAAAAGAAATTCCCGCTGTCAGTATGCTTAATTTGAGGAATATGTTGTATGTTCATAATATGATTTTTTGACAGTGCAAAGGTAGTTATGATTTATGAGTTTCAGATGAAGATTTAAGATTATTTTATGAAGCTAATCCTGCTATCCGCTTCAAACAATGTTCACTGAACTCCGCTTAAAATAAATTACCTGTGAGGTAATCTTTTTCTCCAAATCCTTTTTTTCTTTGGTCGTTGCAGGAGCTTCCGTTGGTCGCTCTGCAACGACCAGAAAAAATAGGCTTTCTCAAAAAAGGATTTCCGCTTCTATCAGGGCTAGGAGTTTCGTGGAATTACGAAAAATTAAGTTAATTTTGAGTTTCAAAAAGTGATAAATTTACTCCAGCACATTCAGCAGTCAATTCATTAAACTTCTCTGAATCTATAATTCCAATTCCTCCTTGTGCCAATATTTCAATTTTATTCTCAGTTATAATTTTATAGTTAAAATTGGATAAATTTGAAATTCCTGTTTCTGAAGTTTGTTTTCTAATTTGACTTTGGTATTTATAATAGTTTTCATTACAGATTAAAATACCAGAGATTGCTCCCATGGTTAAATCGATAACTTGAAAATCTACAGTTCCAATAGATTCATTGTTTATAAGAATTTCACATTTCATATTTACTTTGATTTTTTTCGCTGATTATAAATCAAAAAATAAAAATTAATTCTGCTTCAATCTCAATCCCATCGGAACCATTAAAATTCCTTTTTCGTAAACATTCAAATAAAGTTTAATTGGTTTTTTTTGACCTTCCCATTTTAATTCATAAACATTCAAAAATCCAGCTCCCATGTTGCTTCTTTTGGTCGGAAACGGACAACAGGTTTCTAATTTTGTGTACGTTATTTTTTCGCCACTTGGTCCGGCTAAGGCATTAAGAAAACGAGATTCGTTTAAAGCTTCATTATTAGTATTTTGGAAAAATATATTTACAGGATAATCAGGATCGTAACCGTATTTTTTGTCTTTCGCAAATTGGTTAATGACAAAAGTATTGTCTTTTTTTAGAACTAAATCTGGAGCATTATCGTCTACATTTTTTAAAGTTGATTTCGTGCTTACACATGAAGTTACGGAAAGCAATAAGACAATAAAAAAGGCAATTTTTTTCATGAGTTTGGTTGTTATAAATAGAAGTAAATTATTCTTGCGTTTTCTTTGGATTTAGTTTTAAAATACCAACTACAATCAGATATTGTGCCAGAAGATAAGTCAGCATAATAAAAAAAGAGCTTTTTGGAATTGGAGCATAAAATTTATTTATAGCCAAAATACTATCAGAAACAACGAAGCAAAGTGCGCCAAAGAAAACCAGATAATTTCCAGGTTTTTCCCAAACTAAAAGTCCATTAACAGCAAATAATAACATAATTGAAATGATGGAAGCATAAACACTGACAGGAATTTCAAGATCTCCTAAATGTGGCATTAAAAAAGAAACCATTCCGATAAGATATAAAGCAATCAGGACGCTGCCAATAATAAAAAGCGTTTTATTCTGCTTTTTTCTAACTTTATTCTGTTTATTAAACAAAACACAGTAAAGAATATGTGCCGTTAAAAAGGCTAAAAGACCAAAAATAAAATAGGTTTCGCCAAGATCGCTAAAAAGCAAGATAACATCGCCAATCCACGAAAAAACAAGCGCGGCAAGCAAAGTATTTTGTGTTGGAAATTTTCTGTAAAAATAAGCGCCAAACCCGATAACAGGTATTAAAATAGGCTTTAAAAACAGATCAAAGCTCTCAAAACCTGACAAAAGAATGATTAAATAGACTATACTGAACGCAATATAAATCTTGAAAAAGTAAGAATTTCTCATAATAGGGGTTATGAATTTATATATTGGTTTTGTTTGATTTTAAATTCAAAATGTACAAAATAAATTGTTGCGAGAAAAGATAAAATCAGATAAGCAAAAATAATATAATTACTAATTGGAATTACGCGATTTAATCCGAACCAATCGCCATAATAGGTAATTATACAAATTACAAATCCTAATCTTAGTGATTCCCAAAATACAGCAAATTTACTTTTGTCCATTAATTCAGAGTAGCTATAGATTGTCAGGAAAATAAAAAAGCCATAAACAAATATGTTAGGAAGTCCGATTTTAGCAATATTATCGAATAAATAGCTTACAAATAATAACGTAATTAGTACTTGAACGACCGACCAATAAATTAATTTTGCTGAGTTTTGAGTTCCATATTTTTCAAAATCAAAAACATTTTCAATTTTGTTTACGGGATATTTTTCTTCAAAGTTTTCTGGACGCCAACCTGTTGGTTTAAACCAAATTGTTAGTTTGTCTTTCCATTTTGGAGCGCGCCAAGCATCTGAAATTAATAGACTTAAATGCTGAAAATTTATTTTAATCGGATTCCAAGTATTAGCTGGTCTTGTAATTCCGAATACAGGCGGAACATCATCTAATTCTTCCTGAAAAGTTCCAAAAAGCTTATCCCAAAAAATAAAAATTTGTGAATGATTTTTGTCCAAATATTCTGGATTTATGGCATGATGAACCCGATGATGCGAAGGAGTAACCAAAATATGCTCAACAAAACCCATTTTTTTGATGTGCTTGGTATGATACCAAAATTGTAAAAATAAATGTATAGGAAGTGTAATTGCAATAACAGAAGCCGGAACACCAAGTAATGCTGCTGGAATTAGTAAAAAAGTAAATAAATTAACCAAACTGGCAATTGGCTGACGAAGTGCGCAAGCCAAATTAAACTCTTCACTACTATGATGAATCGCATGTTTGTTCCAAAGAAAATTAATTTGATGTGCTAATCGGTGACTCCAATATCCGTAGAAATCAATAACAAAAAAGGCAATAAAATAGGAGAGAACGTTTGCTTCTAAATGCTGTAAGGCAATTTTAGAAACCAACCATTCGTAA encodes the following:
- a CDS encoding M20/M25/M40 family metallo-hydrolase, with protein sequence MKKTILLTALVLNGLTSFAQTNDEKNIKLFYKKALTEAKCYTWLEYLSNDIGARLSGSKGAELAVDYTKRQLESLGLDKVYLQEVMVPHWVRGEKETAYILNGKEKTVVPICALGGSVATPKTGITAEIIEVQGIKELTELGADKVKGKIVFYNRPMNPENIETFTSYGACVDQRYAGAKEAAKLGAVGTIVRSMNLRLDDFPHTGAQSYGDLPKEQYIPTAAISTNGAELLSKSLKVNPALKFYFKQSCETLPDALSYNVIGELTGTVTPENIMVVGGHLDSWDLADGSHDDGAGVVQSMEVIRILKNLNYKPKNTIRVVLFMNEENGGKGGAKYEEVSKQKKENHIFALESDSGGFSPRGFSIEADDVNLKKIQAYKDLFEPYLVHSFTIGHAGSDISHLTSQAIVKAGLKPDSQRYFDYHHAANDKFDAINKRELELGAATMTTLMYLLDQNGIEIKKAN
- a CDS encoding YiiX family permuted papain-like enzyme, which translates into the protein MKKKKFLFPLVTFILSFACALFVAIKVFPNNPFTGNKSEKTVAGKFKDGDLIFQTSESKQCEAVRIATNSKFSHCGIIYDINGKWFVFEAVQPVKLTPIEDWIKHGRDNKYVVKRLKDESALNSQIIEKMKQYSQQFDGKEYDAYFEWTDNRIYCSELIWKIYKNAAGIELSKLRELKDFNLNDSRVQKILKERYGNDIPLEEKVVAPSDLADSNLLKTVIDTY
- the kdsA gene encoding 3-deoxy-8-phosphooctulonate synthase — translated: MNIQHIPQIKHTDSGNFFLLAGPCAIEGEEMALRIAEKLVGITDNLQIPYVFKGSFKKANRSRIDSFSGIGDEKALKILRKVSETFHVPTVTDIHTNEDADMAAQYVDVLQIPAFLVRQTDLVVAAANTGKVVNLKKGQFMSPESMKHAVQKVLDCNNENVMVTDRGTMFGYQDMIVDFRGIPTMQQYASTVLDVTHSLQQPNQTAGVTGGRPDMIETVAKAGIAVGVDGIFIETHFDPANAKSDGANMLHLDYFEGLMNKLVAIRKTVNAF
- a CDS encoding 2-dehydro-3-deoxyphosphooctonate aldolase, translating into MKKIAFFIVLLLSVTSCVSTKSTLKNVDDNAPDLVLKKDNTFVINQFAKDKKYGYDPDYPVNIFFQNTNNEALNESRFLNALAGPSGEKITYTKLETCCPFPTKRSNMGAGFLNVYELKWEGQKKPIKLYLNVYEKGILMVPMGLRLKQN
- a CDS encoding lysoplasmalogenase, producing MRNSYFFKIYIAFSIVYLIILLSGFESFDLFLKPILIPVIGFGAYFYRKFPTQNTLLAALVFSWIGDVILLFSDLGETYFIFGLLAFLTAHILYCVLFNKQNKVRKKQNKTLFIIGSVLIALYLIGMVSFLMPHLGDLEIPVSVYASIISIMLLFAVNGLLVWEKPGNYLVFFGALCFVVSDSILAINKFYAPIPKSSFFIMLTYLLAQYLIVVGILKLNPKKTQE
- a CDS encoding sterol desaturase family protein, whose translation is MEEYGKILIIAMPIFLTLIIIEKIYGIYKKNDTAPLIDSVSSISSGITNSVKDVLGLSITFLSYEWLVSKIALQHLEANVLSYFIAFFVIDFYGYWSHRLAHQINFLWNKHAIHHSSEEFNLACALRQPIASLVNLFTFLLIPAALLGVPASVIAITLPIHLFLQFWYHTKHIKKMGFVEHILVTPSHHRVHHAINPEYLDKNHSQIFIFWDKLFGTFQEELDDVPPVFGITRPANTWNPIKINFQHLSLLISDAWRAPKWKDKLTIWFKPTGWRPENFEEKYPVNKIENVFDFEKYGTQNSAKLIYWSVVQVLITLLFVSYLFDNIAKIGLPNIFVYGFFIFLTIYSYSELMDKSKFAVFWESLRLGFVICIITYYGDWFGLNRVIPISNYIIFAYLILSFLATIYFVHFEFKIKQNQYINS